In a single window of the Azospirillum thiophilum genome:
- a CDS encoding FecR family protein: protein MMDRQDEQRSGPNEDRLFSEANAWFFRLQADDHTPAERAAFAAWLARSPAHTRAFAELETLLHDLKDPARAAARAMPAPARISAPGQARIAGFRRFAAALAILLAVGGIGLWQGPTRYQNAIADEVTSLGQRRMLTLPDGSRAEMNGDTALALDFQGGERRVRLLRGEAWFQVVRDPDHPFVVDAGAGAARVLGTQFSVRRDDDRTTVTVGEGLVEVAAHPGGNAHAPWPDSIRLRPGESAEAGPLGVTGPQAADPGVAFAWRHGQIVFRQQSLASVITALNRQWPGRVVLLNDEAAERVVSGVFALDRPDAVFDALERGLGVHATRITPYLTLLR from the coding sequence ATGATGGACCGGCAGGACGAACAGCGGAGCGGACCCAACGAGGACAGGCTGTTCTCGGAAGCGAACGCGTGGTTCTTCCGCCTGCAGGCCGACGATCATACCCCGGCGGAGCGTGCCGCGTTCGCCGCCTGGCTCGCCCGCAGCCCCGCCCATACCCGTGCCTTCGCCGAGTTGGAAACTCTCCTGCATGACCTGAAGGACCCTGCCCGGGCCGCGGCCCGAGCTATGCCCGCGCCCGCCCGGATCTCAGCACCTGGACAGGCGCGGATCGCCGGCTTCCGCCGCTTTGCCGCTGCGTTGGCAATCCTGCTGGCGGTCGGCGGCATCGGCCTGTGGCAGGGGCCGACGCGCTACCAGAACGCCATCGCCGATGAGGTGACGTCGCTCGGCCAGCGCCGCATGCTGACGCTGCCGGACGGCTCCAGGGCGGAGATGAACGGCGACACCGCACTGGCGCTCGACTTCCAGGGCGGCGAGCGGAGGGTCCGGCTTCTCCGCGGCGAGGCCTGGTTCCAGGTCGTCCGCGATCCCGACCATCCCTTCGTCGTCGATGCCGGGGCCGGAGCCGCCCGCGTGCTGGGAACCCAGTTCAGCGTCCGCCGCGACGATGACCGCACCACCGTCACCGTCGGGGAGGGGTTGGTCGAGGTTGCCGCGCATCCCGGCGGGAACGCCCATGCGCCATGGCCGGACAGCATCCGCCTCCGCCCCGGCGAAAGCGCGGAGGCCGGCCCCCTTGGCGTGACCGGGCCGCAGGCGGCCGATCCCGGCGTCGCCTTCGCCTGGCGGCATGGTCAGATCGTGTTCCGCCAACAGTCGCTCGCCTCCGTCATCACCGCGCTGAACCGGCAATGGCCCGGCCGCGTGGTGCTGCTGAACGACGAGGCGGCCGAGCGGGTGGTGTCCGGTGTCTTCGCCCTCGACCGGCCGGACGCCGTGTTCGACGCGCTGGAACGCGGCCTGGGTGTCCATGCCACCCGCATCACCCCCTATCTGACCCTGCTTCGGTAA
- a CDS encoding RNA polymerase sigma factor, with amino-acid sequence MTGPVGTWARKIAELFDSHRLRVERVIARRTGDPQSAGDLAQDAFLRLARLPDGEAVQNPAGLLFVVADRIALDHCRAAKRQRLREAGPPDDQLPATDPTADAVMERNETMARLRGAIDALPPKTRDVFLLYHVEGLPYRAIGERLGISPRTVEYHLRAALEQCRTHMKRRLPR; translated from the coding sequence ATGACCGGCCCCGTCGGCACCTGGGCGCGCAAGATCGCGGAGCTGTTCGACAGCCACCGGCTGCGGGTCGAACGGGTCATCGCGCGACGAACCGGCGATCCGCAGAGTGCAGGCGATCTGGCGCAGGACGCCTTCCTGCGGCTGGCGCGGCTACCCGACGGCGAGGCGGTTCAGAATCCGGCAGGGCTGCTGTTCGTGGTGGCCGACCGCATCGCGCTGGACCATTGCCGAGCGGCGAAACGCCAGCGGCTGCGCGAGGCCGGACCGCCCGACGACCAGTTGCCGGCGACCGATCCGACTGCCGATGCGGTGATGGAGCGGAACGAGACGATGGCACGGCTGCGCGGAGCCATCGACGCCCTGCCGCCCAAGACCCGCGATGTCTTCCTGCTCTACCATGTCGAAGGGCTGCCCTACCGCGCCATCGGCGAGCGGCTGGGCATTTCACCGCGCACGGTCGAATACCATCTGCGTGCGGCCCTGGAGCAATGCCGCACCCACATGAAGCGGCGGCTACCACGATAA